A region from the Salminus brasiliensis chromosome 22, fSalBra1.hap2, whole genome shotgun sequence genome encodes:
- the arhgap23b gene encoding rho GTPase-activating protein 23 isoform X5 translates to MHGVAFCLVGIPPLTQTAAKGRRDGVPASNENARPLSGEGVAWKGPRTVVLQKNSQGFGFTLRHFIVYPPESALHTSLKDEENGNGKGNQKGRLEPMDTIFVKNVREKGPAHQAGLCTGDRLVKVNGESVLGKTYSQVIALIQNSESVLELSIMPKDEDVLQLVSAYSQDAYLKGNEPYTGGAKNLPEPPPICYPRSKPTTASQPDNLNCKPTGLTGPLDNGMGGAGHRPDAPVRHLLGHHRARSSSSVGINPLDFHFANHNAAIASASLPHPRKNSLPQARSDLCHQALCDWYYSQAAERPGLPVSSRHRSVSQDRLAELGMALGGREGWPHSASQDTLFLHYGAAVGVNHSETYWLGRWGAPPASNRSCSENLLAAYAAYEQSYGRSLETLDQAAALVSPRYDRSAWSQHQQSSQLIRTEERPSFSSQRAVGSATVPPSGRGSSHSQQQTGSQSQPRRLPTQTVDDQTVGYRSYSPSFCRKAGHLMQQAHSFKDSSYAGPHLSWTPTPKSSPPDSSSAASGRESSPLSLSSTAETQDSKPGSGGGVPVEEPQTQEVVLRQKPPIGRRTPHAMRHPNYALPVDSPEPPAASAPTGRPGDPASRTNGNLQALPVEQDSLASIPFIDEPTSPSVDLLAQHVSASSVVSSGLCQPPALSSRPESPSLTSPLTHLLHTDSSNVKNSRRSSYLLAITTERSKSCDEGLNTFREEGRVFSRLPKRVKSFFTDGSLESLRAAEEARSKRHSTSELGSITLTDIRKEGWLHYKQILTEKGKKVGGGMRPWKRVYSVLRTHSLFLYKDKREAVLHGAGSLGHGHGHSSQSEDEQPISIRGCLIDIAYSETKRKHTLRLTTQDFCEYLLQAEDRDDMLSWIRVIRENSKTDNEELGFSRQALINKKLNDYRKQSPTGNKPDTSPRVHRMMQPFLLSKTDNTSGANRAPKSDGKEESSPPKAPWSINIMKKGKKAGPKAFGVRLEDCPPGANNKFVPLIVEICCGLVEQMGLEYTGIYRVPGNNAMVSTLQDQLNKGMDINTAEERWQDLNVISSLLKSFFRKLPEPLFTDDKYNDFIDANRLEDAGDRLKTMRKLIRDLPDHYYHTLKFLIGHLKNVADHSEKNKMEPRNLALVFGPTLVRTSEDNMTDMVTHMPDRYKIVETLILHFAWFFSDGLDKDEKTPEDQRDEQPVPNIDHLLSNIGRTAPLGDASAEPVEHTLRFHQQRFS, encoded by the exons GCGAAAGGGAGGAGAGATGGAGTTCCAGCATCCAACGAGAACGCTCGTCCACTGTCTGGGGAGGGCGTGGCATGGAAGGGTCCTCGTACTGTGGTCCTGCAGAAGAACTCTCAGGGCTTTGGCTTTACGCTGCGACACTTCATAGTGTACCCTCCAGAATCCGCTCTCCACACCTCTCTGAAG GATGAGGAGAATGGCAATGGGAAAG GGAATCAGAAGGGCCGTCTCGAGCCCATGGACACTATTTTTGTGAAGAATGTGAGGGAGAAAGGTCCTGCTCACCAAGCTGGGCTTTGCACAG gtgacCGACTGGTGAAAGTGAACGGGGAGAGTGTTCTGGGGAAAACGTACTCTCAGGTTATAGCACTGATCCAAAACAG TGAGAGTGTGCTGGAGCTGTCTATCATGCCAAAGGATGAGGATGTGCTCCAGTTGGTAAGT GCGTACTCTCAGGATGCGTATCTGAAAGGGAACGAGCCGTACACCGGAGGGGCCAAGAACCTTCCGGAGCCTCCTCCAATATGCTACCCACGCAGCAAACCCACTACCGCCAGCCAGCCTGACAACCTTAACTGTAAACCAACTGGACTGACCGGACCCTTGGACAACGGCATGGGCGGTGCAGGTCACCGCCCAGATGCCCCAGTCCGTCACCTTCTAGGTCACCACCGTGCTCGCTCCTCATCCTCAGTAGGTATCAATCCACTGGACTTCCACTTCGCCAACCACAACGCGGCCATCGCATCTGCCTCTCTGCCCCACCCACGGAAAAACAGCCTGCCACAGGCACGCAGCGACCTGTGTCACCAGGCCCTGTGCGACTGGTACTACAGCCAGGCTGCAGAGCGCCCTGGGCTGCCTGTGTCCTCCCGACACCGCAGTGTCTCCCAGGACAGGCTGGCCGAGCTGGGGATGGCACTAGGTGGACGTGAAGGCTGGCCCCACAGCGCCTCTCAAGACACGCTCTTTCTGCACTATGGAGCAGCCGTGGGGGTCAACCACTCGGAGACATACTGGCTGGGCAGGTGGGGAGCCCCTCCCGCTTCCAACCGCTCGTGTTCAGAGAACCTACTGGCTGCTTATGCTGCATACGAACAAAGCTACGGACGCTCCCTTGAGACCCTGGACCAGGCAGCCGCTCTAGTCTCACCTCGCTATGACAGGTCAGCCTGGTCTCAACATCAGCAGAGCAGCCAGCTCATCAGAACGGAGGAACGACCCAGCTTTAGCAGTCAGCGTGCAGTTGGTTCTGCAACTGTGCCCCCCTCAGGTCGGGGCTCCAGCCATAGTCAGCAGCAGACTGGCTCTCAATCTCAGCCCAGACGCCTGCCCACTCAGACGGTAGATGACCAGACGGTTGGTTACCGGAGCTACAGTCCCTCTTTCTGCCGCAAGGCAGGCCACCTCATGCAGCAGGCCCACTCCTTTAAGGATTCTTCCTATGCAGGACCTCACCTGAGCTGGACTCCCACGCCCAAAAGCAGCCCCCCGGACAGCTCCAGTGCAGCTTCGGGCAGAGAGTCGTCCCCTCTGTCCCTGTCGTCCACTGCTGAGACTCAAGATTCAAAGCCAGGCTCGGGAGGTGGTGTGCCAGTAGAGGAGCCTCAGACGCAGGAGGTGGTCCTCAGACAAAAGCCCCCTATTGGCAGGCGCACTCCACATGCAATGCGCCACCCCAATTATGCACTGCCTGTGGACTCCCCCGAGCCTCCTGCAGCCTCAGCCCCTACGGGGCGGCCAGGAGACCCTGCAAGCCGAACAAACGGCAATCTGCAAGCCCTGCCGGTGGAGCAGGACTCCCTGGCGTCTATTCCCTTTATAG ATGAACCCACCAGTCCCAGTGTAGACCTGCTTGCCCAGCACGTTTCCGCCTCCTCCGTGGTGTCCAGCGGCCTGTGCCAGCCTCCTGCCCTGTCCAGCCGGCCAGAATCTCCCTCCCTCACCTCCCCCCTCACCCACctccttcacacagacagca GCAATGTCAAGAACAGCCGTCGCTCGTCATACTTGTTGGCCATCACAACTGAGCGCTCCAAGTCATGTGACGAGGGTCTGAACACATTCAGAGAGGAAGGCCGCGTGTTCTC GAGATTACCAAAAAGAGTCAAAAGCTTTTTTACAGATGGG TCCCTGGAGAGTCTCCGAGCAGCAGAGGAGGCACGCTCCAAACGCCACTCCACCTCAGAGTTGGGCAGCATCACACTCACAGACATCAGGAAGGAGGGCTGGTTACATTACAAACAGATCCTCACGGAGAAGGGCAAG AAAGTGGGCGGGGGCATGCGGCCGTGGAAACGGGTCTACTCCGTGTTGCGCACCCATTCGCTTTTTCTCTACAAAGATAAGCGGGAGGCAGTGCTCCACGGCGCCGGGTCGCTAGGCCACGGTCATGGCCACAGCAGTCAGTCAGAGGAtgagcagccaatcagcatcCGCGGCTGCTTGATTGACATCGCCTACAGTGAGACAAAGCGGAAGCACACGCTGCGGCTCACCACGCAGGACTTCTGCGAGTACCTTCTGCAGGCGGAGGACAGGGACGACATGCTGAGCTGGATCCGGGTCATCCGAGAGAACAGCAAAACTGACAATGAG GAGCTGGGTTTTTCCAGACAGGCTCTCATCaataagaaactgaatgactacAGGAAACAAAG cccAACAGGTAATAAGCCAGATACATCTCCGAGAGTCCACCGGATGATGCAGCCTTTTCTCCTGTCCAAGACGGACAACACCTCGGGAGCGAACCGCGCCCCCAAATCAGACGGCAAGG AGGAGAGCAGTCCTCCTAAGGCTCCgtggagcatcaacattatGAAGAAGGGAAAGAAAGCGGGTCCTAAGGCCTTCGGAGTCAGGCTGGAGGACTGCCCGCCGGGTGCCAATAATAAG TTTGTTCCTCTGATTGTGGAGATCTGCTGTGGTCTGGTGGAACAAATGGGTCTGGAGTACACAGGCATTTACAGAGTGCCGGGGAACAATGCAATGGTGTCCACGTTACAGGACCAACTCAACAAGGGCATGGACATCAACACTGCTGAAGAG AGATGGCAGGACCTGAACGTAATCAGCAGTCTCCTCAAGTCGTTCTTTAGGAAGCTTCCAGAACCTCTTTTCACTGATG ACAAATACAACGATTTCATTGATGCCAACCGGTTAGAAGATGCAGGAGATCGTCTGAAGACCATGAGAAAACTG ATTCGTGACTTACCTGATCACTACTACCACACACTTAAATTCCTGATTGGTCACCTGAAGAACGTGGCTGATCATTCGGAGAAGAATAAG